The following are encoded together in the Drosophila takahashii strain IR98-3 E-12201 chromosome X, DtakHiC1v2, whole genome shotgun sequence genome:
- the Rnp4F gene encoding RNA-binding protein 4F encodes MDGDKQLERQLEKELDEMPVQDLDDDTYDEYDLIVIPDQAKTASPKREQKGEEEEPEEIEDDDDDEEEEEEPPKKQELRQNWPGSTGEDMTTIELISSDDEPSVEEGGAGGSSSSSDEVGVIEDSDSELSSDIDAPGGNQLERSYQDLMALPNKHFGQLVSISEIAFKLNDLEKIESSVLSLQKLATVPAHIWLKYLKARLVVTQTPDERKEFEEKCAKALGYYYNIPLSEFIVNYLVDQGNVQNHVLWAKLLADYDVERPDFGDKLRPLLATIEDAKEAAAFEELLQKHCVSWKCSPEQRQLIKPIVDDFKRHLDEMKTQHSDWDWTKIHKSHVAEVQQLSLEDDLKNAIIRFIFERTVSKFPIADILWLSYIEFIQGGSSEELEEEENAERASRLGKGFLCSTALDLARRGVRSRPSVRLNHRFLDLMERADFEQPEVDQQISTILQRIVPDMTMTVELHLDYLAYRVRNTNAGDKDQAASLRAAFIRVWDELSAHYGDEADTRYEVLQLWAQVEYTHLASPANGAHIWRQIMGYPGSSHRGLLWLGYAQMESEYNAGQGTRDILREALTQPALEDGLMVQELYRRYERCYGTYESIAACQALELPAEYMKPRSRLKPNSQQVFPRQQQQQQPLNREQRRRQAHEQQQQQQPPLVRKRPLGKAAPRTESPEVATKATRLTETNPSAENRESNFKYSPHLEINKIFVRNLHPACSKEELHELFSPFGNIKDVRLVHKQNKQFKGIAYVEFELPGEAQRAVAGRDGQLLKGMNISVAISNPPPRGSADINKPSVAPKRRVPTSLIPTTLVRQEVAAKKRRLLQVPLDGSSTAEDSTEPEANGKSAIPVEEKEKEEEPVAAAPKSNDDFRKLFLKD; translated from the exons ATGGACGGCGACAAGCAG CTGGAAAGGCAGCTGGAGAAGGAGCTGGACGAGATGCCGGTGCAGGATTTGGATGACGATACCTACGATGAGTACGATCTGATAGTGATTCCCGACCAGGCCAAGACCGCCTCCCCGAAAAGGGAGCAAAAgggagaggaggaggagccagAGGAGAtcgaggacgacgacgacgatgaggaggaggaggaggagccgccAAAGAAGCAGGAACTGCGCCAAAACTGGCCAGGATCAACAGGCGAGGATATGACCACCATTGAGCTGATCTCCTCGGACGACGAGCCCTCGGTGGAGGAGGGCGGAGCGGGGGGCAGCTCCTCCAGCAGCGATGAAGTGGGCGTGATCGAGGACTCCGATAGCGAATTGTCCAGCGACATCGATGCTCCCGGTGGCAACCAGCTGGAGCGATCCTACCAGGATCTGATGGCCCTGCCCAACAAGCATTTCGGCCAGCTGGTCAGCATCAGCGAAATTGCCTT CAAACTCAACGACCTGGAGAAGATCGAGTCCTCAGTGCTCTCCCTGCAAAAGCTGGCCACTGTGCCGGCCCACATTTGGCTCAAGTACTTGAAGGCCCGCCTGGTGGTCACCCAGACGCCCGACGAACGCAAGGAGTTCGAGGAGAAGTGCGCCAAGGCACTGGGCTACTACTACA ACATACCGCTCTCCGAGTTCATTGTGAACTACCTGGTGGACCAGGGCAATGTGCAGAACCATGTGCTGTGGGCCAAACTGCTGGCCGACTACGACGTGGAGCGTCCGGACTTCGGCGACAAGCTGCGCCCGCTGCTCGCGACCATCGAGGACGCCAAGGAGGCCGCCGCCTTCGAGGAACTCCTGCAGAAGCACTGCGTCAGCTGGAAATGCAGCCCAGAGCAGCGGCAGCTCATCAAACCGATTGTGGACGACTTTAAGCGACACCTGGACGAGATGAAGACGCAGCACAGCGACTGGGACTGGACGAAGATCCACAAGAGTCATGTGGCCGAGGTGCAGCAGCTGTCCCTGGAGGATGACCTGAAGAATGCCATCATTCGCTTCATATTCGAACGCACCGTGTCCAAGTTTCCCATAGCCGACATCCTGTGGCTCTCCTACATCGAGTTTATTCAGGGCGGGAGTTCCGAGGAGTTGGAGGAAGAGGAGAATGCCGAAAGGGCCAGTCGCCTGGGCAAAGGCTTCCTCTGCAGCACCGCCCTGGATTTGGCCAGGCGCGGCGTGCGCAGTCGACCCAGCGTGCGGCTGAATCACCGATTCCTTGACCTGATGGAGCGGGCAGACTTCGAGCAGCCCGAGGTGGATCAGCAGATCAGCACCATACTGCAGCGCATTGTGCCCGACATGACGATGACGGTGGAGCTGCACCTGGACTATCTGGCCTATCGCGTGCGCAACACGAATGCCGGGGACAAGGATCAGGCGGCCAGCCTGCGCGCCGCCTTCATTCGCGTCTGGGATGAGCTGTCCGCGCACTACGGCGACGAGGCGGACACGCGCTACGAGGTGCTGCAGCTGTGGGCCCAGGTGGAGTACACGCACCTGGCCAGTCCGGCCAATGGCGCGCACATCTGGCGGCAGATAATGG GCTATCCAGGCAGCTCGCATCGCGGGTTGCTTTGGCTGGGCTATGCCCAAATGGAAAGCGAGTACAATGCCGGCCAGGGCACCAGGGATATTCTGCGCGAGGCTTTAACCCAGCCCGCTCTGGAGGATGGCCTGATGGTGCAGGAGCTGTATCGACGCTACGAACGCTGCTACGGCACCTACGAGTCCATAGCCGCCTGTCAGGCCCTCGAATTGCCAGCGGAATACATGAAGCCGCGTTCCCGCTTGAAGCCGAACTCCCAGCAGGTGTTTCctcgccagcagcagcagcagcagccattgAATCGCGAGCAGCGACGTCGTCAGGCGCacgagcaacagcagcagcagcagcctccGCTGGTAAGGAAGAGGCCACTGGGCAAAGCAGCTCCCAGAACTGAATCACCGGAAGTTGCAACGAAAGCTACTAGGCTAACTGAAACGAATCCTTCAGCGGAGAACCGGGAATCTAACTTTAAGTATTCGC CCCATCTGGAGATCAACAAGATCTTTGTGAGGAACCTGCATCCCGCCTGCTCGAAGGAGGAGCTGCACGAGCTGTTCTCGCCCTTTGGCAACATCAAGGATGTGCGCCTGGTGCACAAGCA AAACAAACAATTCAAGGGCATTGCTTACGTGGAGTTTGAGCTGCCGGGAGAAGCTCAAAGAGCGGTGGCTGGACGCGATGGTCAACTGCTGAAGGGGATGAAT ATATCCGTTGCCATATCAAACCCACCGCCGAGGGGCTCCGCTGATATTAACAAGCCCAGTGTGGCGCCCAAGCGCCGCGTGCCCACCTCGCTGATACCCACGACTTTGGTGCGCCAGGAGGTGGCCGCCAAGAAGCGTCGCCTGCTGC
- the raptor gene encoding regulatory-associated protein of mTOR translates to MASAVRAKSASASASAAVAVGVAVDESNGSSAAAEQEVSSTLRSLIRKRHEKYISAKWDDPLLPIIDKLEQIERCQSEEQVATGVSLEDSLQSLRSLVRNIKPEDHSLLLIVKHIEQISDILSSSDEQVASLGCLRDLNQTIRREWPPDDSSIHRLMKQIQSIQAQPPAENICFGERLRDDRCPLSLQTKRHIERIQAMLYERQPWRIRERMKTASVALVLCLNIGVDPPDVVKIQPCSRLECWIDPSSVSPPKAMELIGSNLQMQYERWQPRARYKKCHDPTVEDVKKLCTSLRRNAKGERILFHYNGHGVPKPTANGEIWVFNKTFTQYIPLSIFELITWMSAPSIYVYDCSNAGIIINSFQPYAEQHEHELEKALAAAQQRGSGAPSGAANQVVQQLVSYKNCIHLAACAANEILPMNAQLPADLFTSCLTTPINIALKWYAMQEKLGMVPRIQSELIDKIPGKVNDRRTMMGELNWIFTAITDTIAWNSLPRELFQRLFRQDLLVASLFRNFLLAERILRSHDCTPVSLPALPPCYRHPMWKAWDLVVDLALQQLPEILDHNAPYRQLPFFEHQLTAFQVWLDSESESRTPPEQLPIVLQVLLSQVHRLRALELLARFLDLGPWAVNLALGVGIFPYVLKLLQSSTRELRPVLVFIWAKILAVDPSCQVDLVKEYKYFLSVLQDTSVSKEHRTLSAFVLSSIVHNFLLGQTSALQGPLLSICLEQLNDGSWLLRQWLAICLGMLWQNFEKARWSGARDLAHEKLYVLLRDEIPEVRAAAVFALGTFISSVTDRSEEQANNIDRIIAITMLETVGEDMSPLVRMELAAALQWMVLLFESQFVAVYLAEHMRGHASAAAAAASFVMCGDPRDLSSSTHSLERHVTMRRGASSSSISNMGSTAASSGNALGRSKSGSGSSGGRGAAGSIPFQSIFTKLWLGICNLAQDPFPRVAAIAQEIVDHVRDTALCPIMAAKEATMATATEKCSSLSVSLPPSPNTRVNYLSGGAGGTGGAGESPPVGATASGASHWAQKLRLSGSGGGGVAAGDPQTILQRKLRTSSINDETDSGGPAAYQRGAAGLGLPSGGGGGGPRESTHSARSSGSESNQYLEPGHSLTPIVLTEFIPWAISYFTRPGKERYSSAEGAAEEGRQRYPVDRNSAELRRRRLRFLRNDFVRRHARRQQQEQSDRFGYDVCVWNRKTQFTPSIVKLLPYEPQIAVAYREKVLVYDFQYNSVRTYGAEATNSSSGYGSSSSLNGSTPRKSGGAEKPPPFARVSSIEFINAQDMALNLVAHEDGVVRVWQSSPMVSSSTSSEDAPSKARLVTAWNALGQVNQQGYRQRNISSSGGSIGKGAADTSLGSSSNGNIVTAWQQCSQHLLIAGGGCRFVRIWDVERELKLADIPLGRSETCARVLAPYLPNMRSDVILAGCDDGSVRLFDKRCSPQEARISVYRRHSAPILHACLRANETVLVSGCTEGRISVADIRASQFPSSVSDVVHEWDAGGDVTAIASHQIADTVACGNASKIGIYSLDGRVQKVLRTNEGFIGPKIGHPTWLSFHAYKVQLAVGFVDNMVAIYSPTPVL, encoded by the exons ATGGCAAGTGCCGTTCGCGCTAAGTCTGCCTCTGCCTCCGCCTCTGCCGCAGTTGCAGTCGGCGTCGCAGTCGACGAAAGCAACGGAAGCAGCGCTGCCGCGGAGCAGGAGGTGTCCTCCACTTTGCGCTCCCTCATCCGCAAGCGGCACGAAAAGTACATCTCCGCCAAGTGGGATGACCCGCTGCTCCCGATAATCGATAAACTGGAGCAGATTGAACGCTGCCAATCGGAGGAGCAGGTGGCCACTGGCGTTTCTTTGGAGGATTCCCTGCAATCCCTGCGTTCCCTGGTGAGGAACATCAAGCCCGAGGACCACTCGCTCCTGCTGATCGTCAAGCACATTGAGCAAATCTCCGACATCCTCTCCTCCTCCGACGAGCAGGTGGCCTCCCTGGGCTGCCTGAGGGATCTCAACCAGACGATCCGGCGGGAGTGGCCCCCGGATGACTCCTCCATCCACCGTCTGATGAAGCAGATCCAGAGCATACAGGCTCAACCGCCGGCGGAGAACATTTGCTTTGGAGAGCGTCTCCGGGACGATAGATGTCCACTCTCCCTGCAGACCAAGCGGCACATAGAGCGCATCCAGGCGATGCTGTACGAGCGGCAGCCCTGGCGCATCCGCGAGCGCATGAAGACGGCCAGCGTGGCTTTGGTTTTGTGCCTCAACATTGGGGTTGATCCACCGGATGTGGTAAAGATCCAACCGTGCTCGCGCCTGGAGTGCTGGATAGATCCCAGTTCGGTGTCGCCGCCCAAGGCAATGGAGCTAATTGGGAGCAACCTGCAGATGCAGTACGAGCGCTGGCAACCGAGGGCCAGGTACAAGAAGTGCCACGATCCCACCGTCGAGGATGTGAAGAAGCTCTGCACTTCGCTGAGGAGAAACGCCAAGGGCGAGCGCATCCTGTTCCACTACAATGGTCACGGGGTGCCCAAACCGACGGCCAATGGCGAGATCTGGGTGTTCAACAAGACCTTCACGCAGTACATACCGCTGAGCATCTTTGAGCTGATCACCTGGATGTCGGCGCCCTCGATCTACGTGTACGATTGCTCGAATGCCGGGATCATCATTAACTCCTTTCAACCCTACGCCGAGCAGCATGAGCACGAGCTGGAGAAGGCGCTGGCCGCCGCCCAGCAGAGGGGCAGCGGGGCACCGAGTGGCGCCGCCAATCAGGTGGTGCAGCAGCTGGTCAGCTACAAGAATTGCATACACCTCGCCGCCTGTGCGGCCAACGAGATTCTGCCCATGAACGCCCAGCTGCCGGCGGATCTGTTCACCAGCTGCCTGACCACGCCCATTAACATTGCGCTCAAGTGGTACGCCATGCAGGAGAAGCTGGGCATGGTGCCGCGCATCCAGAGCGAGCTGATCGACAAGATACCAG GCAAAGTAAACGATCGGCGCACGATGATGGGCGAGCTCAACTGGATTTTCACCGCCATCACGGACACGATAGCCTGGAATTCGCTGCCGCGCGAGCTTTTCCAGCGTCTCTTCCGCCAGGATCTGCTGGTGGCCAGCTTGTTTCGCAATTTCCTGCTGGCCGAGCGCATCCTGCGCAGCCACGATTGCACTCCAGTTTCGCTGCCCGCCTTGCCGCCCTGCTATCGCCATCCCATGTGGAAAGCCTGGGATCTGGTGGTCGATCTGGCCCTGCAGCAGCTGCCCGAGATTCTGGATCACAATGCTCCGTATCGCCAGCTGCCGTTTTTCGAGCACCAGCTAACCGCCTTTCAGGTTTGGCTGGACAGCGAATCGGAGTCGCGTACGCCGCCCGAGCAGCTGCCCATTGTGCTGCAGGTGCTCCTCTCGCAGGTTCATCGTTTGAGGGCCCTCGAGCTGCTCGCCCGCTTCCTGGATCTCGGTCCCTGGGCCGTTAATCTCGCCCTGGGCGTGGGCATCTTCCCCTATGTGCTCAAACTGCTGCAGAGTTCAACGCGCGAACTGCGCCCCGTTTTGGTCTTCATTTGGGCCAAGATACTGGCCGTGGATCCCAGTTGCCAGGTGGATCTGGTCAAGGAGTACAAGTACTTCCTCTCCGTGCTGCAGGATACCTCTGTATCCAAGGAACATCGCACACTGTCCGCCTTTGTGCTCTCCTCCATTGTTCACAACTTTCTGCTCGGCCAGACGAGTGCTTTGCAAGGACCACTGCTCTCGATTTGCCTGGAGCAGCTGAACGACGGCAGCTGGCTGCTCCGCCAGTGGCTGGCCATCTGTTTGGGCATGCTGTGGCAGAACTTCGAGAAGGCGCGCTGGTCGGGAGCCCGCGATTTGGCGCACGAGAAGCTGTATGTCCTGCTGCGCGATGAGATTCCGGAAGTGCGTGCAGCCGCCGTCTTCGCTTTGGGCACTTTCATTAGCTCCGTGACGGATCGCAGCGAGGAGCAGGCGAATAATATTGATCGCATCATAGCCATCACCATGCTGGAGACCGTGGGCGAGGATATGTCGCCGCTGGTGCGCATGGAACTGGCCGCCGCTTTGCAATGGATGGTCCTGCTCTTCGAGTCGCAATTCGTGGCCGTCTATCTGGCGGAGCATATGCGTGGTCacgcctccgccgccgccgccgccgcttcgTTTGTGATGTGCGGGGACCCGCGGGATCTAAGCTCCTCCACGCACAGCCTGGAGCGGCATGTGACGATGCGTCGGGGAGCCAGTTCCAGTTCGATATCCAACATGGGATCGACAGCTGCTTCATCGGGCAATGCGCTAGGTCGCTCGAAAAGCGGCTCTGGAAGTTCGGGCGGCCGAGGAGCAGCTGGAAGCATACCCTTCCAGTCGATATTCACCAAACTCTGGCTGGGCATCTGCAATCTGGCCCAGGATCCCTTTCCCCGCGTTGCCGCCATTGCCCAGGAGATTGTGGATCATGTGAGGGACACGGCCCTCTGCCCCATAATGGCCGCCAAGGAGGCCACGATGGCCACGGCCACAGAAAAGTGCAGCAGTTTGAGCGTCAGCCTGCCACCGAGTCCGAATACGAGGGTTAATTACCTGAGTGGAGGAGCGGGAGGAACGGGAGGAGCTGGAGAATCCCCGCCAGTAGGAGCAACTGCCTCGGGGGCCAGCCATTGGGCACAGAAGCTGCGTCTCTCCGGcagcggaggcggcggcgtGGCTGCCGGCGATCCGCAGACCATCCTCCAGCGCAAACTGCGCACCAGTTCGATCAACGATGAGACTGACAGCGGCGGACCGGCGGCCTACCAACGCGGAGCAGCTGGCTTGGGCCTGCCcagcggcggaggaggcggcggaccCAGGGAGAGCACACATTCGGCGCGGAGCAGCGGCAGCGAGAGCAATCAGTACTTGGAGCCCGGTCACAGTTTGACGCCCATTGTGCTCACCGAGTTTATACCCTGGGCCATTTCCTATTTCACGCGACCGGGCAAGGAGCGCTACAGCAGCGCCGAGGGAGCAGCGGAGGAGGGACGCCAGCGGTATCCAGTGGATCGCAATTCCGCAGAGCTGCGACGCCGGAGATTGCGTTTCCTACGCAACGATTTTGTGCGACGTCATgcgcggcggcagcagcaggagcagagcGATCGTTTCGGCTACGATGTTTGCGTTTGGAACAGGAAGACGCAGTTTACACCCTCCATTGTGAAGCTGCTGCCGTACGAGCCGCAGATTGCAGTGGCCTACCGGGAGAAGGTTTTGGTCTACGATTTTCAGTACAATTCAGTGCGCACCTATGGCGCAGAGGCCACTAACTCGAGTTCCGGCTATGGATCATCCTCGTCGCTCAATGGCAGCACGCCAAGGAAATCGGGAGGAGCGGAAAAGCCGCCTCCGTTTGCCCGCGTCAGCAGCATCGAGTTCATCAATGCCCAGGATATGGCATTGAATCTGGTGGCCCACGAGGATGGAGTAGTGCGCGTCTGGCAATCATCGCCAATGGTTAGCAGCTCGACCTCCTCCGAGGATGCGCCGAGCAAGGCGCGCTTGGTCACCGCCTGGAATGCTTTGGGTCAGGTGAATCAGCAGGGCTACCGGCAGCGCAACATCTCCTCCTCCGGCGGCAGCATTGGCAAAGGAGCAGCGGACACATCATTGGGTTCCTCCAGCAATGGCAACATTGTGACCGCCTGGCAGCAGTGCAGCCAACACCTTTTGATAGCCGGCGGCGGCTGTCGCTTCGTGCGCATCTGGGATGTGGAGAGGGAGCTCAAACTGGCCGATATTCCATTGGGACGCAGCGAAACCTGCGCCCGGGTGCTGGCACCCTACCTGCCCAACATGCGATCCGATGTGATACTCGCCGGCTGCGATGACGGCAGTGTGCGGTTGTTTGACAAGCGATGTTCGCCGCAGGAAGCGAGGATTTCCGTGTATCGGCGGCATAGTGCTCCCATTTTGCATGCCTGCCTAAGGGCCAACGAAACGGTGCTCGTTTCGGGCTGCACTGAAGGTCGGATTAGCGTCGCGGACATAAGGGCCAGTCAGTTCCCGAGCAGCGTCAGCGATGTGGTGCACGAATGGGATGCCGGCGGGGATGTGACAGCTATCGCAAGTCACCAAATTGCAGACACCGTGGCCTGCGGGAATGCCTCGAAGATTGGGATCTACTCGCTGGACGGACGGGTACAGAAGGTGCTGCGGACGAACGAGGGCTTCATCGGGCCCAAGATCGGACATCCCACCTGGCTGTCGTTTCACGCGTACAAGGTGCAGCTGGCGGTGGGCTTCGTGGACAATATGGTGGCCATCTACAGCCCCACCCCAG TTCTATAA
- the Mipp2 gene encoding multiple inositol polyphosphate phosphatase 1, which produces MLNFKVCLFLFLLLHFLVGVAWAEGGECRRLQRADIEGRLSTKTPYRAIANYDETPPKYAGCHPTRIWSIIRHGTRNPSESVILQAQNRLAEIKKLILEQPKPPICSAELKRLRQWSWKHLNATEDEKLLVAEGEDELIELAERMQRRFPDLFPELYSPEWYYFKYTATQRTMKSAASFATGLFGRHRIHAVRYPPALHEDPVLRFYKGCGKWKTDVDKNPETLVNARRFLAEPQMQSAVEQVRSSTRLPDLQPDDVQLMYTVCAFETAWHRPRRGSSSGSPEDSVWCNFFDVPALEALEFFEDLEYYWNDGYGYELTHRIACPAIADMFAAISSSEEERPRRANATLYFTHSGTLLKLLAHLGLARDKKPLTHKHFASERRWRTSQIDAFATNLAFLRYDCDKGEPQVLVLHQERVVRLPGCPQDKDLCPLATLRRIFAKSLDRCDVEELCRVKAN; this is translated from the exons ATGCTAAATTTCAAagtctgtttgtttttgttcctcctcctccacttcCTCGTGGGCGTGGCGTGGGCGGAGGGGGGCGAGTGCCGCCGCCTCCAGCGCGCTGATATCGAGGGCAGACTGTCCACGAAGACGCCGTACAGGGCGATCGCCAATTATGACGAAACGCCGCCGAAATACGCCG GTTGCCACCCGACGCGCATCTGGTCCATTATCCGGCACGGAACTCGAAATCCCAGCGAATCCGTTATTTTGCAGGCCCAAAATCGCCTGGCCGAGATAAAGAAACTCATTCTGGAGCAGCCGAAGCCACCGATCTGCTCCGCGGAGCTGAAGAGGCTGCGTCAGTGGAGCTGGAAGCACCTGAACGCCACCGAGGATGAGAAGCTACTGGTGGCGGAGGGCGAGGACGAGCTGATCGAGCTGGCGGAACGGATGCAGCGCCGCTTTCCGGATCTTTTTCCCGAGCTGTACAGTCCGGAGTGGTATTACTTCAAGTACACGGCCACGCAGCGGACGATGAAGAGTGCGGCGAGCTTCGCCACCGGTCTTTTTGGCCGCCATCGCATCCATGCGGTGCGGTATCCGCCAGCGCTGCACGAGGATCCTGTTTTGCGG TTCTATAAGGGCTGTGGAAAGTGGAAAACTGACGTCGATAAGAATCCCGAAACCTTGGTCAACGCACGCAGGTTCCTTGCGGAGCCGCAGATGCAATCAGCAGTGGAGCAGGTGCGGAGCAGCACCCGGCTGCCCGATCTCCAGCCAGATGACGTTCAGCTCATGTACACGGTGTGCGCTTTTGAGACGGCCTGGCATCGGCCGCGTCGTGGTTCTTCTTCTGGCTCCCCAGAGGATTCCGTGTGGTGCAACTTCTTCGATGTGCCCGCCTTGGAGGCGCTGGAGTTCTTCGAGGATCTGGAGTACTATTGGAACGATGGCTACGGCTACGAACTGACCCATCGCATTGCCTGTCCGGCAATAGCGGATATGTTTGCGGCCATTAG TTCTTCGGAGGAGGAGCGGCCGCGGCGGGCCAACGCCACGTTGTACTTTACGCACTCGGGAACGCTGCTCAAGTTGCTGGCCCATTTGGGATTGGCCCGGGACAAGAAGCCGCTGACGCACAAGCATTTTGCCAGCGAGCGTCGTTGGCGCACAAGCCAAATCGACGCGTTCGCGACCAACTTGGCCTTCCTGCGCTACGA TTGCGACAAGGGGGAGCCGCAGGTCCTGGTGCTGCACCAGGAGCGAGTGGTGCGCCTGCCCGGCTGTCCGCAGGACAAGGACCTCTGTCCGCTGGCCACGCTGCGTCGCATTTTCGCCAAGAGCTTGGACCGCTGCGACGTCGAGGAGCTGTGCCGGGTGAAGGCCAACTGA
- the Mcm3 gene encoding DNA replication licensing factor Mcm3 produces the protein MAHDGEQFIKDVQREYVDFLDDEEDQGIYAGHVKDMIAEKSKRLIVNVNDLKRKNPQRALGLLGNAADEQLAFGRALKEYASTVDPSYAKMHEDLFVGFEGCFGNRHVTPRSLTSMYLGNMVCVEGIVTKVSLIRPKVVRSVHYCPNTRKVMERKYTDLTSFEAVPSGAAYPTKDEDGNLLETEFGLSVYKDHQTLTIQEMPEKAPAGQLPRSVDIVCDDDLVDRCKPGDRVQIVGSYRCLPGKRGGYTSGTFRTVLLANNISLLSKESNLDISREDIMLCKKLAKNNDIFELLSKSLAPSIHGHAYVKQAILCLLLGGVEKILPNGTRLRGDINVLLIGDPSVAKSQLLRYVLNTAPRAIPTTGRGSSGVGLTAAVTTDQETGERRLEAGAMVLADRGVVCIDEFDKMSDIDRTAIHEVMEQGRVTISKAGIHASLNARCSVLAAANPVYGRYDQYKTPMENIGLQDSLLSRFDLLFVMLDVIDSDVDQMISDHVVRMHRYRNPKEADGEPLSMGSSYADSLSFVSSSDEKKDTEVYEKYDALLHGKSRQRHEKILSVEFMRKYIHIAKCMKPKLGEQACEAIANEYSRLRSQEAVETDVARTQPITARTLETLIRLSTAHARARMSKSVTIDDAHAAIELVQFAYFKKVLEKERGGGSKRRRNSGGSEEEQDDHEASSSQRSPSSRRSKRTRTAPVGGDSDEEDIEPPQPDAGDLTRRETRRSLPARSSQLVTSSEEQSVVTPTPPAAEPASISDSRLGEFKNNLQRLFREAREQSLPLARITSSINEGSQEPFTGGEIEAAVHRMTEDNQIMVADDIVFLI, from the exons ATGGCCCACGACGGGGAGCAGTTCATCAAGGACGTCCAGCGCGAGTATGTGGACTTCctggacgacgaggaggaccAGGGCATCTATGCGGGCCACGTCAAGGACATGATAGCGGAGAAGAGCAAGCGGCTGATCGTCAATGTCAACGATCTGAAGCGCAAGAATCCGCAGCGCGCTTTGGGACTCCTGGGCAACGCCGCCGATGAGCAGCTGGCCTTTGGCAGGGCCCTCAAGGAGTACGCATCCACGGTGGACCCAAGCTACGCCAAAATGCACGAGGATCTGTTCGTGGGCTTCGAAGGATGCTTCGGCAATCGGCATGTGACGCCGCGTTCCCTCACCTCCATGTACCTGGGCAACATGGTCTGCGTGGAGGGCATTGTCACGAAGGTCTCCCTCATTCGCCCCAAAGTAGTGCGCAGTGTTCACTATTGCCCGAATACGCGCAAGGTGATGGAGCGCAAGTACACGGATCTCACGTCCTTCGAGGCTGTGCCCTCTGGCGCCGCCTATCCCACCAAGGACGAGGATGGCAATCTGCTCGAGACCGAATTCGGTTTGTCCGTCTACAAGGATCACCAGACGCTGACCATCCAGGAGATGCCCGAAAAGGCCCCGGCCGGCCAGCTGCCCCGCTCCGTGGACATTGTGTGCGATGATGATCTCGTGGATCGCTGCAAACCCGGCGATCGCGTCCAGATCGTCGGCAGCTATCGCTGTCTGCCCGGCAAGCGCGGCGGCTACACCTCCGGCACCTTCCGCACCGTCCTGCTGGCCAACAACATCTCGCTGTTGAGCAAGGAGAGCAATCTGGACATCTCGCGCGAGGACATCATGCTGTGCAAGAAGCTGGCCAAGAACAACGACATCTTCGAGCTGCTCAGCAAGAGTCTGGCGCCTTCGATCCATGGACATGCGTATGTGAAGCAGGCCATTCTCTGCCTGCTGCTGGGCGGCGTGGAGAAGATCCTGCCGAATGGCACACGACTGCGTGGCGATATTAATGTCCTGCTCATCGGCGATCCCTCGGTGGCCAAGTCGCAGCTGCTGCGTTATGTCCTGAATACGGCTCCACGTGCCATTCCCACCACTGGCCGCGGATCCAGTGGCGTTGGTTTGACGGCGGCGGTGACCACGGATCAGGAGACCGGCGAGCGACGTCTGGAGGCGGGCGCCATGGTCCTCGCCGATCGCGGCGTGGTCTGCATCGATGAGTTCGACAAGATGAGCGACATTGATCGCACGGCCATCCACGAGGTGATGGAACAGGGCAGGGTCACCATTTCCAAGGCGGGCATCCATGCCTCTCTGAATGCTCGCTGCTCCGTCTTGGCCGCCGCTAATCCGGTCTACGGAAGG TACGATCAATACAAAACGCCCATGGAGAACATTGGGCTGCAGGACTCGCTGCTCTCCCGTTTCGATCTGCTCTTCGTGATGCTGGACGTGATCGACAGCGATGTGGACCAGATGATCTCGGACCATGTGGTGCGCATGCATCGCTACCGCAATCCCAAGGAGGCCGACGGCGAGCCCCTCTCCATGGGCAGCTCCTATGCGGACTCCCTGTCCTTTGTTTCCAGCAGTGATGAG aaaaaggaCACCGAGGTGTATGAGAAGTACGACGCCCTGCTGCACGGCAAGTCCCGCCAGCGGCACGAGAAGATCCTGTCGGTGGAGTTCATGCGCAAGTACATCCACATTGCCAAGTGCATGAAGCCCAAGCTGGGCGAGCAGGCCTGCGAGGCGATTGCCAACGAGTACTCGCGCCTGCGCTCCCAGGAGGCGGTCGAAACGGATGTGGCCCGCACCCAGCCCATTACGGCCCGTACGCTGGAGACCCTCATCCGTCTGTCCACCGCCCATGCCCGCGCCCGCATGTCCAAGTCGGTGACCATCGACGATGCCCATGCGGCCATCGAGCTGGTGCAGTTCGCCTACTTCAAGAAGGTCCTGGAGAAGGAgcgcggcggcggcagcaagcGTCGCCGGAACAGCGGCGGctccgaggaggagcaggatgaCCACGAGGCCTCCTCCAGCCAGCGCTCTCCCTCATCGCGTCGCTCCAAGCGCACCCGCACCGCTCCCGTTGGCGGCGATAGCGACGAGGAGGACATCGAGCCGCCGCAGCCGGATGCCGGGGATTTGACGCGCCGCGAGACGCGCCGTTCGCTGCCCGCCCGCAGCTCCCAGCTGGTGACCTCCAGCGAGGAGCAGTCGGTGGTTACTCCAACTCCCCCGGCGGCGGAGCCTGCCTCGATCAGCGATTCGCGGCTGGGCGAGTTCAAGAACAACCTGCAGCGCCTGTTCCGCGAGGCACGCGAACAGAGCCTGCCGCTGGCCAGGATCACCAGCTCCATCAACGAGGGCAGCCAGGAGCCCTTCACCGGCGGCGAAATAGAGGCCGCCGTCCATCGGATGACCGAGGATAACCAGATCATGGTGGCCGACGACATCGTTTTCCTCATCTAA